The following proteins are co-located in the Flavobacterium sp. CECT 9288 genome:
- a CDS encoding type 1 periplasmic binding fold superfamily protein, producing MNNRKQHFFKFFALVFSALVLNSCSNTDDVVAPANEGEFITTVRLQFVPTTAGKTIVLEYKDLDGEGANAPQISISSPFERSKTYNGSITFRDDLAIPAIDITPEIIAEATEHQMFFQTTGVLQPITYSKSPSNFDKNGKPLGLEFTFTTTTAASGTLRASLRHGPNKNASNVALGDITNAGGATDIEVDFPITVE from the coding sequence ATGAACAATCGAAAGCAGCACTTTTTCAAATTTTTTGCCCTCGTTTTTTCGGCCTTAGTACTTAACTCCTGCTCCAATACTGACGATGTGGTTGCACCCGCGAATGAAGGAGAGTTCATCACAACTGTTAGGTTACAATTTGTACCAACCACTGCTGGAAAAACCATTGTACTTGAGTACAAAGACCTTGATGGCGAAGGAGCTAATGCACCACAAATTAGTATTAGCAGTCCTTTTGAGCGATCTAAAACCTATAATGGTAGCATAACATTTAGAGACGATTTGGCTATACCGGCAATAGATATCACACCCGAGATAATAGCTGAAGCTACAGAACACCAAATGTTTTTTCAAACGACTGGTGTGCTTCAACCCATTACGTATTCTAAAAGTCCAAGTAATTTTGATAAAAATGGCAAGCCACTGGGGCTCGAGTTTACATTTACCACGACCACTGCAGCAAGTGGCACTTTGAGAGCCAGCTTAAGACACGGACCGAACAAAAATGCCTCAAATGTAGCGCTTGGCGACATTACCAATGCCGGTGGCGCAACAGATATTGAAGTTGATTTTCCAATCACAGTAGAATAG
- a CDS encoding fasciclin domain-containing protein, giving the protein MKTKKILSSTILAIALFTGINSFAQNVVEVAVSSADHTTLVAAVKAGSLVETLSGAGPFTVFAPTNTAFANLPKGTVETLLEPANLATLQGILTYHVVAGNIDSKAVVAAITAGKGKAVLKTVQGGVLTATLKGKNVVITDEKGGVATVTAVDLKGSNGVIHVIDTVLMHK; this is encoded by the coding sequence ATGAAAACAAAGAAAATTTTATCGTCAACAATTTTAGCAATTGCCTTGTTCACAGGAATTAACTCGTTTGCTCAAAATGTAGTGGAAGTAGCTGTAAGCTCTGCAGATCACACTACTTTAGTTGCCGCTGTAAAAGCTGGTAGCTTAGTGGAAACTTTGTCTGGAGCAGGGCCGTTCACTGTTTTTGCACCTACCAATACAGCATTTGCTAATTTACCAAAAGGAACTGTAGAGACTTTATTAGAACCAGCAAATTTAGCAACATTACAAGGAATCTTAACGTACCACGTGGTAGCAGGTAATATTGACAGTAAGGCTGTTGTTGCTGCTATTACGGCAGGAAAAGGAAAAGCAGTTTTAAAAACCGTTCAAGGTGGCGTACTTACAGCAACACTGAAAGGCAAAAATGTAGTCATTACGGATGAAAAAGGCGGAGTTGCTACCGTTACAGCGGTAGATTTAAAGGGATCAAATGGTGTAATTCATGTAATCGACACTGTTTTAATGCATAAATAG
- a CDS encoding TonB-dependent receptor, protein MKNTITVCLLLLFFLGYSQNKKSISGRVTSNNQPIPGATVSLLKTTFVAQTDSLGHYFFSKIPNGNYTIQVMANGFQTKNKNINIKDPQEIVLHFELTITENQLDEVVVSGTLKPVKRLENPVPVEIISATFLKQNPTSNVLDALQNVNGLRPQNNCNVCNTGDIRINGLDGPYTMVTIDGMPIVSALGTVYGLSGIPNAMIDKIEVVKGAASTLYGSEAVGGLINIITKKPFAVPLFTADVFTTSWLETNVDLGYKANIGSKATALFGVNYFTYNNPIDNNKDNFTDVSLQNRASFFSKININRASKKEFSLVSRYLYEDRWGGEMQWNKSFRGGDQVYGESIYTSRYEFLGKYELPVTEKMFFQFSVIGHDQNSVYGNSTFLANQKIAFGQFIWDKNWNNHSVLFGTALRYQFYNDNTPATATANHSKIYSAFAQDEITQNEKTSTLIGLRYDYNDNHGSIFTPRFAFKFKPTPTDILRFNFGTGFRIINLFTEDHQALSGAREVVIQSNLKPETSYNLNLNYLKKFKLTNAGVLNLELASWYTYFTNRIFANYDINPNQIIYDNLNGNSTIFGLSANADWVSPFGLKANLGTSYYDAMTTQDGVSLRPLFTERYSISWGFSYDIPNWFLSFDFTGNLTGPMRLPLLSELDPRREISRPYSIQNIQITFKKIHNLELYTGIKNLLNWTPNRGNPFLIARANDPFDKNVQVDNSGAVIPTADNPFALTFDPTYAYGPNQGRRLFLGLRYHFD, encoded by the coding sequence ATGAAAAATACTATTACCGTATGCCTGCTGTTGCTATTTTTTCTTGGCTACAGCCAAAACAAAAAAAGCATCTCGGGTAGGGTAACTTCTAACAATCAACCGATACCTGGCGCAACAGTTTCCTTGCTAAAAACTACTTTCGTTGCTCAAACTGATAGTTTAGGACACTATTTTTTTTCAAAAATTCCAAATGGTAATTACACCATACAAGTAATGGCAAACGGTTTTCAAACAAAAAACAAAAACATCAATATAAAAGACCCGCAAGAAATAGTACTTCATTTTGAACTTACTATTACTGAAAATCAACTAGATGAAGTGGTAGTTTCAGGAACACTTAAACCCGTAAAAAGATTAGAAAATCCTGTTCCTGTTGAGATTATTTCGGCGACTTTTTTAAAACAAAACCCAACTAGCAATGTCTTGGATGCCTTGCAAAACGTAAACGGTTTACGACCTCAAAACAATTGCAATGTGTGTAATACCGGCGACATTCGCATTAACGGACTTGACGGTCCGTACACTATGGTCACTATCGACGGGATGCCTATTGTGAGCGCTCTCGGCACGGTTTACGGGCTTTCAGGTATTCCAAATGCTATGATTGATAAAATAGAAGTAGTAAAAGGCGCGGCATCTACGCTGTATGGCAGTGAGGCAGTAGGCGGTTTAATTAACATTATTACTAAAAAACCGTTCGCAGTACCTTTATTTACAGCCGATGTTTTTACTACATCTTGGCTCGAAACGAATGTTGACCTTGGTTATAAAGCCAATATTGGCTCCAAGGCTACTGCCCTATTTGGTGTAAATTACTTCACTTACAACAATCCCATTGACAACAACAAAGACAATTTTACCGATGTTTCTTTGCAAAACAGAGCTTCTTTTTTCTCCAAAATAAACATCAACAGAGCTTCTAAAAAAGAGTTTAGCCTTGTGTCTCGATACCTTTATGAAGACCGCTGGGGCGGAGAAATGCAATGGAACAAGAGCTTTAGAGGCGGAGACCAAGTGTACGGCGAAAGCATTTATACTTCGCGCTATGAATTCCTAGGTAAATACGAGCTACCTGTAACCGAAAAAATGTTCTTTCAATTTTCGGTTATTGGTCACGACCAAAACTCCGTTTATGGCAATTCTACTTTTTTGGCCAATCAGAAAATAGCATTTGGCCAATTCATTTGGGACAAAAACTGGAATAACCACTCCGTACTTTTTGGTACGGCACTTCGATATCAATTCTATAATGACAACACGCCCGCAACGGCAACCGCGAATCATTCTAAAATTTACAGTGCTTTTGCTCAAGATGAAATCACCCAAAACGAAAAAACCAGCACGCTAATTGGCTTACGTTATGATTACAATGACAATCACGGCTCCATTTTTACACCTCGTTTTGCATTTAAATTCAAACCAACGCCAACAGATATCTTACGATTCAATTTTGGAACGGGTTTTAGAATTATCAACCTTTTTACCGAAGATCATCAAGCCTTGTCTGGCGCTCGAGAAGTCGTGATTCAATCTAACCTCAAACCAGAAACCTCATACAACCTGAACTTAAATTACCTAAAAAAATTCAAATTGACCAATGCGGGCGTACTTAATCTTGAATTGGCGTCTTGGTACACTTATTTCACCAACCGAATTTTTGCAAATTACGACATCAACCCGAATCAAATAATTTATGATAATTTAAACGGCAACTCCACTATTTTCGGACTCAGTGCCAATGCCGATTGGGTTAGCCCGTTTGGGCTCAAAGCCAACCTTGGGACCAGTTATTATGATGCCATGACCACACAAGACGGTGTTAGTTTGAGACCATTATTTACCGAAAGATACAGTATAAGTTGGGGCTTTAGTTATGATATTCCGAACTGGTTTTTATCTTTTGATTTTACAGGCAACCTTACTGGACCCATGCGTTTGCCGTTACTAAGTGAACTAGACCCGCGTCGTGAAATTTCTAGACCATACAGCATACAAAACATACAAATAACTTTCAAAAAAATTCATAATCTAGAATTATACACCGGTATCAAAAACCTACTCAACTGGACACCCAATCGTGGAAATCCGTTCTTGATAGCACGCGCCAATGATCCTTTTGATAAAAATGTACAAGTTGACAATTCGGGAGCGGTAATCCCTACGGCCGATAATCCATTCGCACTCACTTTTGACCCTACGTATGCGTACGGGCCTAATCAAGGACGTCGCCTATTTCTGGGACTGCGATATCATTTTGATTAA
- a CDS encoding lycopene cyclase family protein codes for MKHYDYIFTGSGLSALMTVYKMVQSGKFKDKNILLLDENSKKTNDRTWCFWKTTDSLWEPAISKKWDSALFANAAFRRDLDLQPYHYNMVKGIDFYNQVFDLLSKQTNVTFLNQKVLTIEESETIILVQTENESFSCAKLFNSIYHKQKTENQTKYPVLQQHFIGWFIKSEQAVFNNEQATFMDFSVEQKGNTRFMYVLPTSKTEALLEYTLFSHQHLKKEEYENEIQQYIQKLGITNYEIVEKEQGSIPMTCYPFWKSNTKNVINIGTSGGWTKASTGYTFKNSDKKSSELVAFLQRETDFTKFHKKTKFWWYDLLLLDILDRKNELGSHIFSSMFKKGNPAVIFKFLDEETSIKEDIQVILKCPKMLFIKAIFHVASRAIK; via the coding sequence GTGAAACACTACGACTATATTTTTACTGGTTCAGGATTATCGGCTTTGATGACCGTTTATAAAATGGTGCAATCTGGGAAATTTAAGGATAAAAATATTTTGTTATTGGATGAAAACTCCAAAAAAACCAATGATAGAACCTGGTGTTTCTGGAAAACAACCGATTCACTTTGGGAACCAGCTATTTCTAAAAAATGGGATTCGGCTTTGTTTGCCAATGCAGCTTTCCGCAGGGATTTAGACTTGCAACCGTATCACTACAATATGGTGAAAGGAATTGATTTTTACAACCAAGTTTTTGATTTGCTTTCGAAACAAACAAACGTCACTTTCTTGAATCAGAAAGTCTTGACTATTGAAGAATCCGAAACTATAATTTTAGTACAAACGGAAAATGAATCTTTTTCGTGCGCGAAATTATTCAATAGTATTTACCACAAACAAAAAACTGAAAATCAAACTAAATATCCCGTTTTACAACAACATTTTATAGGTTGGTTTATCAAAAGTGAGCAAGCTGTTTTCAATAATGAGCAAGCCACGTTCATGGATTTTTCGGTTGAGCAAAAAGGAAATACCCGTTTTATGTACGTGTTGCCCACCTCAAAAACCGAAGCTTTACTGGAATACACTTTGTTTTCGCACCAACATTTAAAAAAAGAAGAATACGAAAACGAAATCCAACAATACATTCAAAAATTGGGGATTACAAACTACGAAATCGTTGAAAAAGAACAAGGAAGCATCCCGATGACCTGTTATCCTTTTTGGAAATCGAATACTAAAAACGTGATCAACATTGGTACTTCTGGCGGTTGGACCAAAGCAAGTACGGGTTACACTTTCAAAAATTCAGATAAAAAATCAAGTGAGTTAGTTGCCTTTTTACAAAGAGAAACCGACTTTACTAAATTTCATAAAAAAACAAAATTCTGGTGGTATGATTTGCTTTTATTAGACATTTTGGATAGAAAAAACGAATTGGGCTCTCACATTTTTTCTTCCATGTTCAAAAAAGGAAATCCAGCAGTTATCTTTAAATTTTTGGATGAAGAAACCTCAATAAAAGAAGATATTCAGGTTATTTTAAAATGTCCGAAAATGTTGTTTATCAAAGCTATTTTTCACGTGGCTTCCAGAGCAATAAAATAA
- a CDS encoding gliding motility lipoprotein GldH: MWIRNSTILFLLTVLFVSCDKKRSFDEYHSVGNAWHKDSTVTFSVPILDSTQRYNLFVNLRANNNYQFNNLFLIVAMELPNGFTKVDTLEYQMADVDGTLLGDGFSDIKESKLFYKENVRLRSKYRVHIKQAVRENGKVPGVTALNGITEVGFRIEKKE; encoded by the coding sequence ATGTGGATAAGAAATAGCACCATACTCTTTTTGCTGACAGTCCTCTTTGTTTCTTGTGACAAAAAAAGAAGTTTTGATGAGTACCACTCAGTAGGCAATGCATGGCATAAAGACAGTACCGTTACCTTTAGCGTACCTATACTTGACTCTACGCAACGCTACAATTTATTTGTGAACTTAAGAGCGAATAACAATTATCAATTCAATAATTTGTTTTTGATTGTTGCCATGGAATTGCCTAATGGATTTACCAAAGTTGATACACTAGAATACCAGATGGCTGATGTTGATGGAACACTTTTAGGAGATGGGTTTTCGGATATTAAGGAAAGTAAACTTTTTTATAAAGAAAATGTTCGATTGCGATCAAAATACAGAGTACACATTAAGCAAGCCGTACGAGAAAACGGAAAAGTTCCAGGTGTAACAGCGCTTAACGGAATTACCGAGGTAGGATTTAGAATTGAAAAAAAAGAATAA
- a CDS encoding penicillin-binding protein 1A, with translation MAIKKNNNPTRNDDKSIAYYQKKFWKIFFIGLGSIGLFFLFASWGLFGSMPSFEDLENPDSNLATEVISADGVVIGKYFEKNRSQLKYDDLPKNLVQALVATEDARFYEHSGIDGRGTLRAISSFGTSGGASTLTQQLAKQLFHGEGSKFLPFRIVQKIKEWIIAIRLERQYTKNEIIAMYCNVYDFGNNSVGVSSAAKTYFSKEPKDLTISESAILVGMFKNSGLYNPVRNPQGVKNRRNVVLLQMEKANIISTSEKVRLQSLPIKLNFKLETHKDGTATYFREYLRDYMKKWVEENKKPDGTDYDIYKDGLKIYTTIDSRMQLHAEEAVKEHMANLQEEFFIQSKDNKNAPFVNISTVETQRIINQAMKSSSRWSILKSLDKTDEEIIKSFSEKTKMKIFTWKGERDTIMTPLDSIRYYKHFLQAGLMAMEPQTGNIKAWVGGINYKYFQYDHVGQGARQVGSTFKPFVYATAIEQLNMSPCDSIVDGPFMIRKGRHHVTEDWEPKNSDNKYRGMVTLKRGLANSINTVSAKLIDKVGPEAVIDLTHKLGVKSEIVTQPSIALGAVEITVQDMVAAYSTFANQGVYRKPQFITKIEDKSGVVIYEPIPESHDVLNKDIAYAVVKLLEGVTEGGSGDRLRTTGGGNGDNRWTGYPYSFRNPIAGKTGTTQNQSDGWFMGMVPNLVTGVWVGCEDRSARFKSITYGQGATAALPVWGYFMKLCYEDPALKVSKEPFERPNNLSIKVDCYVPKKVVDTTAVEQDTEEFEL, from the coding sequence ATGGCTATCAAAAAAAACAACAACCCAACAAGAAACGATGATAAAAGCATCGCGTATTATCAAAAGAAATTTTGGAAAATATTCTTCATAGGTTTAGGAAGTATAGGCTTGTTTTTCCTCTTTGCTTCTTGGGGATTATTTGGCTCCATGCCTTCCTTTGAAGACTTAGAAAATCCAGATTCTAACCTAGCAACTGAAGTTATTTCGGCTGATGGTGTGGTTATTGGCAAGTATTTTGAAAAAAATAGGTCACAATTAAAATATGATGATTTACCAAAAAATCTTGTTCAAGCCCTTGTAGCTACTGAGGATGCTCGTTTTTACGAACATTCTGGAATTGACGGTAGAGGAACCTTGAGAGCCATTTCAAGTTTTGGAACCAGCGGAGGTGCGAGTACGTTGACACAGCAGTTAGCCAAACAACTTTTTCATGGAGAAGGTTCAAAATTTTTACCTTTTCGAATTGTACAAAAAATAAAAGAATGGATTATTGCTATCCGTTTAGAAAGACAATACACTAAAAATGAAATCATTGCCATGTACTGCAATGTGTATGATTTTGGAAACAATTCTGTTGGAGTAAGTTCTGCAGCTAAGACTTATTTTTCTAAAGAGCCAAAGGATTTAACCATTAGCGAGTCAGCAATACTAGTTGGAATGTTTAAAAACTCTGGTTTGTACAATCCTGTACGAAATCCGCAAGGAGTAAAAAACCGCCGAAATGTGGTGCTTTTACAAATGGAAAAAGCCAATATCATCTCTACATCAGAAAAAGTAAGATTGCAAAGCTTACCTATAAAATTAAATTTCAAACTCGAAACTCACAAAGATGGAACTGCTACCTATTTTAGAGAGTACTTGCGTGATTACATGAAAAAATGGGTTGAAGAAAATAAAAAACCAGACGGTACTGATTACGATATTTACAAAGACGGTCTTAAGATTTATACCACTATTGATTCTAGAATGCAGTTGCATGCCGAAGAGGCTGTAAAAGAACACATGGCCAACTTGCAAGAAGAATTTTTTATTCAGTCAAAAGACAATAAAAACGCACCATTTGTAAACATTTCAACTGTAGAAACGCAGCGCATTATCAACCAAGCTATGAAATCTTCTAGCCGCTGGTCTATCCTAAAATCATTGGATAAAACTGACGAAGAAATCATAAAGTCATTTAGCGAAAAAACTAAAATGAAAATCTTTACTTGGAAAGGGGAACGTGACACTATAATGACTCCGCTTGACTCTATCCGTTATTACAAACACTTTTTACAAGCTGGGTTAATGGCCATGGAGCCACAAACCGGTAACATCAAAGCTTGGGTAGGCGGTATTAATTACAAATATTTTCAGTACGATCACGTAGGTCAAGGAGCTAGACAAGTAGGATCTACTTTCAAACCGTTTGTTTATGCTACTGCTATCGAACAGTTGAATATGTCTCCTTGCGACTCAATTGTAGATGGTCCGTTCATGATTCGTAAAGGGCGTCACCACGTAACCGAAGATTGGGAACCAAAAAACTCTGATAACAAGTACCGCGGAATGGTAACCTTAAAAAGAGGTTTGGCAAACTCAATCAATACCGTATCAGCTAAATTAATTGACAAAGTTGGTCCTGAAGCCGTTATTGATTTAACGCATAAATTGGGAGTAAAATCAGAGATTGTTACCCAGCCATCTATAGCACTTGGTGCCGTAGAAATCACTGTTCAAGATATGGTAGCTGCGTACAGTACCTTTGCTAATCAAGGTGTGTATAGAAAACCTCAATTTATAACTAAAATAGAAGATAAAAGTGGTGTAGTAATTTACGAACCTATTCCAGAATCACACGATGTATTGAATAAAGATATTGCATACGCTGTGGTGAAATTACTAGAAGGAGTAACTGAAGGTGGTTCAGGTGACCGTTTGCGTACCACTGGTGGTGGTAATGGAGACAACCGCTGGACGGGTTATCCATACTCATTTAGAAACCCAATTGCAGGAAAAACAGGAACTACACAAAATCAATCTGATGGTTGGTTTATGGGAATGGTACCTAATTTAGTAACCGGAGTTTGGGTAGGTTGTGAAGACCGTTCGGCTCGTTTCAAAAGCATTACTTACGGGCAAGGAGCTACGGCAGCTTTACCAGTTTGGGGTTATTTCATGAAACTGTGTTACGAAGATCCAGCGCTCAAAGTATCCAAAGAACCTTTTGAAAGACCAAATAATCTTTCTATCAAAGTGGATTGTTATGTACCGAAAAAAGTAGTAGATACAACAGCTGTAGAGCAAGATACAGAAGAATTTGAATTGTAA
- a CDS encoding regulatory iron-sulfur-containing complex subunit RicT, translating into MACTSCSTSDGGAPKGCKNNGTCGTDSCNKLTVFDWLSNMSLPNGDAPFDCVEVRFKNGRKEFYRNTEKLTLSMGDIVATVASPGHDIGIVTLTGELVRIQMKKKGANPSSNEIPKIYRKASQKDIDIWSAARDREEPMKVRARELAIAQKLEMKISDIEFQGDGSKATFYYTANDRIDFRALIKDFAKEFSTRIEMKQVGFRQEAARLGGIGSCGRELCCSTWLTDFRSVNTSAARYQQLSLNPQKLAGQCGKLKCCLNYELDTYMDALKHFPDFDTKLVTEKGDAICQKQDIFKGLMWFAYTNNFANWHVLKIDQVKEIIAENKLKNKVSCLEDYAIEVIVEPEKNFNNAMGQESLTRFDQPKPRKKNNKKRKPTGENAIVANANKPAAANKITNNKPAANKITSNKNNSNKPANTARPNNNRPAPADKKPAEPRKPIIITKNVDKK; encoded by the coding sequence ATGGCATGTACAAGTTGTTCAACTTCTGATGGTGGCGCACCAAAGGGTTGTAAAAATAATGGGACTTGCGGCACCGATAGCTGCAATAAATTGACGGTTTTTGATTGGCTTTCGAATATGAGTTTGCCTAATGGCGACGCCCCTTTTGACTGTGTTGAAGTACGTTTCAAAAACGGAAGAAAAGAATTTTACCGCAATACTGAAAAATTAACTTTGAGCATGGGAGATATTGTTGCCACGGTAGCTTCTCCAGGACATGATATTGGTATAGTAACGCTAACAGGTGAGTTGGTTCGCATTCAAATGAAGAAAAAAGGAGCGAATCCTAGCAGCAACGAAATTCCGAAAATTTATAGAAAAGCATCACAAAAAGACATTGATATTTGGTCTGCAGCTCGCGACCGCGAAGAGCCTATGAAAGTTCGCGCACGTGAATTGGCCATTGCTCAAAAACTAGAAATGAAAATTTCGGATATTGAATTTCAAGGGGATGGATCAAAAGCTACTTTTTATTACACCGCAAATGATCGAATTGATTTTAGAGCATTAATCAAAGATTTTGCTAAAGAATTCAGTACGCGTATTGAAATGAAACAAGTAGGTTTCCGTCAAGAAGCAGCTCGTTTGGGTGGGATAGGCTCTTGCGGAAGAGAATTGTGTTGTTCTACTTGGTTGACTGATTTTAGAAGTGTAAATACCTCAGCTGCACGTTACCAACAATTATCCTTGAACCCACAAAAACTAGCGGGACAATGCGGTAAACTGAAGTGTTGCTTGAACTATGAGCTAGACACTTACATGGATGCCTTAAAGCATTTTCCTGATTTTGACACGAAACTTGTTACTGAAAAAGGAGATGCCATTTGCCAAAAACAAGATATCTTTAAAGGGTTGATGTGGTTTGCCTATACCAATAATTTTGCTAATTGGCATGTACTAAAAATTGATCAAGTAAAAGAAATCATTGCCGAAAACAAGTTGAAAAACAAAGTTTCCTGCTTAGAAGATTATGCAATTGAAGTTATTGTTGAGCCTGAGAAAAACTTTAACAATGCTATGGGTCAAGAAAGTTTAACGCGATTTGACCAACCTAAACCAAGGAAGAAAAATAATAAAAAACGTAAGCCTACTGGTGAAAATGCCATTGTTGCCAATGCAAACAAACCTGCTGCAGCCAATAAAATAACAAACAATAAGCCAGCAGCTAACAAAATTACGAGCAATAAAAACAATAGTAATAAACCGGCAAACACAGCAAGACCTAACAACAACCGTCCTGCTCCTGCTGATAAAAAACCAGCAGAACCCCGCAAACCAATAATTATTACAAAAAATGTGGATAAGAAATAG
- a CDS encoding rhodanese-related sulfurtransferase, protein MQLYNTLSAEERAIMIDDAGKQRLTLSFYAYAQIQDPTQFRNDLFRAWDPLVVLGRIYVAKEGINAQLSLPADNFYAFKDTLEAYDFMKGMRLNIAVEHDDHSFLKLTIKVRDKIVADGLNDETFDVTNIGVHLKAKEFNEILDDPNTIVVDFRNHYESEIGYFKGAITPDVDTFRESLPIINEQLKDFKDDKNLVMYCTGGIRCEKASAYFKHQGFKNVFQLEGGIINYAKQIKEENLESKFIGKNFVFDHRLGERITDDIVSQCHQCGAPCDVHTNCENEGCHLLFIQCESCKEKMYGCCSAECATIIHLPEEEQKAIRRGVKNGNKIFKKGKSDKLLFKNNTDPLAAIPDLTELAKRKPALKKVTKIKKQYIGKGMHFFPKANIGQFIIEENELKIGDTILIKGSTTGEQILTIEEMMVNGTPQEIAVTGDTCTFKLPFRIRLSDKLYTVIN, encoded by the coding sequence ATGCAACTGTATAACACCTTAAGCGCAGAGGAAAGAGCCATCATGATTGATGATGCCGGAAAACAAAGACTCACTTTGTCATTCTATGCTTATGCGCAAATTCAAGATCCAACTCAATTTCGAAACGATTTATTCCGCGCTTGGGATCCTTTAGTAGTTCTAGGCCGAATTTATGTCGCCAAAGAAGGTATCAATGCACAATTATCATTGCCTGCTGATAATTTTTATGCCTTCAAGGACACGCTTGAAGCGTATGATTTCATGAAAGGGATGCGCTTGAATATTGCGGTGGAGCATGACGATCACTCGTTTTTGAAACTAACGATTAAGGTGCGTGACAAAATTGTTGCCGACGGTTTGAATGATGAAACTTTTGATGTAACCAATATAGGTGTGCACCTAAAAGCGAAGGAATTCAACGAAATTCTAGATGATCCCAACACGATTGTAGTTGATTTTAGAAACCATTACGAGAGTGAAATTGGCTATTTTAAAGGCGCCATCACTCCTGATGTAGATACGTTTAGAGAATCCTTGCCAATTATTAATGAGCAATTAAAAGACTTTAAAGATGATAAAAATTTGGTGATGTATTGCACGGGCGGCATTCGTTGCGAAAAAGCATCGGCTTATTTTAAACACCAAGGTTTTAAGAATGTTTTTCAGCTGGAAGGTGGTATTATCAACTACGCCAAACAAATAAAAGAAGAAAATCTAGAGAGCAAATTTATAGGTAAAAACTTTGTTTTTGACCACCGCTTGGGCGAACGCATTACAGATGATATTGTTTCACAATGCCATCAATGTGGTGCGCCTTGTGATGTGCATACCAATTGCGAAAACGAAGGTTGTCACTTGCTTTTTATTCAGTGTGAATCTTGCAAAGAAAAAATGTACGGCTGCTGTTCTGCTGAATGTGCTACGATTATCCACTTGCCCGAAGAGGAGCAAAAAGCCATTCGCAGAGGGGTTAAAAATGGAAATAAGATTTTCAAAAAAGGAAAATCTGACAAGCTGCTTTTTAAAAATAATACAGATCCGTTGGCGGCTATTCCCGACTTGACAGAACTGGCAAAAAGAAAACCAGCTTTGAAAAAAGTGACTAAAATTAAGAAACAATACATAGGTAAAGGCATGCATTTTTTCCCAAAAGCTAATATTGGTCAGTTTATAATTGAAGAAAATGAACTTAAAATAGGCGATACCATTTTAATAAAAGGTAGCACAACCGGAGAACAAATACTAACCATTGAAGAAATGATGGTTAACGGAACTCCTCAAGAAATAGCCGTAACTGGCGATACATGCACGTTTAAACTCCCTTTTAGAATTAGACTATCAGATAAATTATATACAGTTATAAATTAA
- a CDS encoding BrxA/BrxB family bacilliredoxin: MYPEEMVKPMQAELTAAGFQDLHSAEAVENALKAEGTTLVVVNSVCGCAARNARPGAKMSLEGGKKPDQLITVFAGVDKDAVDAARQHMFPFPPSSPSMALFKNGELVHMLERHHIEGRPAELIAENLKDAFNEYC, translated from the coding sequence ATGTATCCAGAAGAAATGGTAAAACCAATGCAAGCAGAACTTACTGCTGCAGGTTTTCAAGATTTACATAGTGCAGAAGCAGTAGAAAACGCATTAAAAGCAGAAGGAACAACGCTAGTAGTTGTAAACTCAGTTTGTGGTTGTGCTGCGCGTAATGCACGCCCAGGAGCAAAAATGAGTTTAGAAGGTGGTAAAAAACCAGATCAATTAATTACTGTTTTTGCAGGAGTTGACAAAGATGCAGTTGATGCTGCAAGACAACACATGTTCCCTTTTCCTCCATCATCGCCAAGTATGGCTTTGTTCAAAAACGGAGAATTAGTACACATGCTAGAGCGTCACCACATTGAAGGTCGCCCAGCAGAACTAATTGCTGAAAACCTAAAAGACGCTTTCAACGAGTATTGCTAA